The genome window CAGGATGGCGATGGCTGTTTTGAAATTCACACGGGCACCCTTCCACAATCCAAGCCACTGGGGAAGTGCATGGTATCGCTCATCTCTGCCTACAATTTGAATCTCAAAACCGATCTGATAGACGGTTACAACATGACCTTCTCAGACCATGCATCCTTCTGGGAGACAGACATTCCTGCAATCGAAGTCCTGGAGAACCATTTTTACAACGCTCCCACTTCAGGCTGTGCAGGAAAGCGGGATCAAAATCCCAATTACCACACCATTCACGATACCATAGAAGAGATCAACCTCCCCGTTGGTTTTGCGATTGCGCAGGCGGGGATAGCCACGATTGCCAGTTTAGCGGGAGTGGAAAGTCCATGCTTTCAACAAATCCCACAGCTTCAGGTGCGGGTTCTGCAAGGGCTTCCTCATCTTGAATGGACAGAAGTTGAACATGCCAGTCACTATCGCTTGCTACATGCCCATCCTGGCTGTTATTCAACCGGCAATATGATTACCGAAACCCCTCTGCTTCACTGGGAAGGTTCTGAAGAGGTGTTTCCACTTGCCGGTTACATGGTAGAAGCCATTTCACCAGAAGGATGCACATCTTTTCCCTCGCACTGTGTCTGGGCTTCTTCAGCCTTCCAGCAAAAGAATCCGGTTCCCACAAAGAGATAAATTGTTAAGGTGCTTACAATCCTGAAAAGACGAGGAACTCTTTCCTCAGGAGGCTCTTCCATGAACAGGCAGCGCTGAGGAAGCTACTATTCGCTGTGGTTCAAGGTCACGATCGGGCCAGGCAGCAATCAATGTTCCCAAAATCAACACAAAAGAACCAAACCACATCCAGTTGACCAACGGGTTGTGGAATACCTTGAAAGTGGCGCCCTGCGAAGAAATGGGTTGCCAGTCCACAAGCAAAACATACAGGTCATCCTCCATCGTACTCCGTGTCCCTGGAATGGTCATCGGCTGATTGGCATCCCAGTAATAATCCCGTCGGGGGTGCAATTCGCCAAGATACCGACCACCGCGATAAACATCAACTGTAGCACGCGCAACGTTTCTTCCATCGGGCAAATCAAACTCATCCAGTTGTCTGAAGGTCACCGTGTAACCTGCCAGTTGAACCGACTCCCCCGCTCGCAGGGTTGCCTGAGTCTCAGACTGGAACATTTCAATTCCAATCACCCCTAACGCCATAAGGACAATTCCCAGATGAATGGTATATCCTCCATATCGGCGGCGATTCTTCTGGGCTAACCGCCACAACGAAGTCCACAAGGATTCGCCAGTGCGTTTTGCGCGGGCAAGCACTGCCCGCCCATACTCGTAGAGGGTCACGCTGGAGGTAAAAACCACCAACCAGAACCCCAGGATTGCCCAGCCATTTCTGACCCCTAAAAAGAGTACCAGAGGAATGGCTAGCAGGGAAACCAAGGCAGGCTTCCAGAGGGCTTTTCCTAACGTCTTGACGGTAGAATGTCCCCATGCGGATAAAGGTGCAATTCCCATCAGAAGCAATAACCCTGCAAATAGGGGCCCGGTTGCCCGTTCATAGAAGGGAGGGCCTACCGTAACTTTCTGACCGGTTAACAATTCTGAGACCAGAGGGAAAATGACTCCAGAGAAACACACAATCAGAATGCCAATAAACAGTAAGTTATTTAACAGGAAAAGCGACTCTCTGGAGAGTAGCGAATATAACACACCTTCATCAGCCAGATCTGCCCATCGGTATAGAAGAAGGGACAAAGAAATGACAAAGGTCACACCAATAAAAGCGAAGAACATTGGGCCAATGGCACTTTGGGCAAATGCATGAACAGAGGAAAGAACTCCCGAGCGCGTCAGGAATGTACCAAAAATCACCAGTGCATAGGTGACAATAATTAAAATCATATTCCAGCGCTTAAACATGCCGCGCTTTTCCTGTATCATTACCGAATGGAGAAATGCCGTGCCTGTCAGCCAGGGCATAAAGGCAGCAATTTCTACCGGATCCCATCCCCAGTATCCTCCCCAGCCCAGAACATCATATGCCCAGCGCCCG of Anaerolinea thermophila UNI-1 contains these proteins:
- a CDS encoding heme lyase CcmF/NrfE family subunit, with product MVANIGLGFLVLVFLVSLYGIIASIVGLRKKSFAWVESARLAMLLTFPLISVVVVSLLILLLTNRYEYSFVYGVTSRSMPLYLKVTALWGGQAGSLIFWSWLLAAFTTAVTLRQWDRDREFLPWVILTGLVTLAFFLSLSIFFENPFNRFWGTATGEVEAVFQPQGAIPLIPQDGRGLNPLLRHPGMIIHPPMLYLGFVSFVVPYAFAIAALVTGRTDDRWIRITRRWTLVAWLFLSLGLVLGGRWAYDVLGWGGYWGWDPVEIAAFMPWLTGTAFLHSVMIQEKRGMFKRWNMILIIVTYALVIFGTFLTRSGVLSSVHAFAQSAIGPMFFAFIGVTFVISLSLLLYRWADLADEGVLYSLLSRESLFLLNNLLFIGILIVCFSGVIFPLVSELLTGQKVTVGPPFYERATGPLFAGLLLLMGIAPLSAWGHSTVKTLGKALWKPALVSLLAIPLVLFLGVRNGWAILGFWLVVFTSSVTLYEYGRAVLARAKRTGESLWTSLWRLAQKNRRRYGGYTIHLGIVLMALGVIGIEMFQSETQATLRAGESVQLAGYTVTFRQLDEFDLPDGRNVARATVDVYRGGRYLGELHPRRDYYWDANQPMTIPGTRSTMEDDLYVLLVDWQPISSQGATFKVFHNPLVNWMWFGSFVLILGTLIAAWPDRDLEPQRIVASSALPVHGRAS